A window of Bacillus toyonensis BCT-7112 genomic DNA:
AAGTTGTACCAGCTTGATTACTAGTCATTTTTAATGTGCCGTTATGATTTTGAATAATTTTCTTTGTTACTGATAGGCCCAGTCCTGTTCCTGAATCTTTTGTTGAGAAGAATGGATCAAAGATATATTCTTGAATAGCTGGAGGAATACCAGTTCCATTATCTGTGAAAGTAATCCGAACGAAGTTATCTAGGCGATAACTAGTGATTTGAATAGAAAGAGGTTTTTCACCTTGAGCATCAACGGCGTTTTGAAATAGGTTTAAAAACACTTGAACAAGTTCATGGCGATCAATATGGACTAAAATATCATCTAATTCATTAGAAAAATTATAATCAATTGAAATGTTATGCAAAAAGACCTCACTTGCTAGTAGCTGTTGAATATATTCACGTAAAAATATATTGATGGGAAACGGTTCTCTTTTAAATTCGCGTGTTTTCGATATAGATAAAAATTTTGTAATAATACTATTTGCACGATCTAATTCAGGAATAAGTAAGTGTTTAAATAATTCTTTATTGGATGGAGATACACTCTCTTGTAAAAACTGTAAGTATCCCCGTACTGTTGTAAGTGGGTTGCGTACTTCATGTGCAATCCCGGCGGCAATTCGTCCTGCTAATGAAAATTTCTCTGCATCACGTTCTGTGTTTAAATAATGAAAAACGCTAATAACTCTAAAAATCTCTCCATTATAATCGCGAATAATTCGATTATTAATAATGCCATAGTTTTTGTCTAAAACCTCTTCATTATATATTTCGGTTCCTGTTTTTAAGGTTTCAATAGCTTTAATTTTTTCTTCAGGTAAGTTAAGTAATTGTTGAATTGGCTTTCCAATTATTTCGTTTCGTATTACAACAAAATCATCTGCAGCAGCTTGATTACATAATGTAATATTCCCCTTATTATCAATAAAGGTTACATGATGTGAAAAAGCATCAAAAATATGAACAAAGTGTTTTTCAAGTTGTTCAAATAAAAATAATGAATCGCAAGTAAGTTGAAAATCAGCTTCTTTATTCTCTTTTCGTATGTTTTGAATGGAATGATTTGTTCTTGTTTTCTTTATTTGCAAACCAATATGTGGATTTTTATATGTGAAATGATGCGGCAATTGATTCACAAGTTCTTCATAAAAACGTACTTTATTTTCTAGTTCTTCTATTCGTTTTTCATGAGATAAAATATCATCGGTTGGAAGCATAAATAAATAACCCCTCAATTTAAAAATTCTTCCATTTAGTATATCATATTTTTATACGGATACTCTTAAAGAAAGAGTTACTTAATGAATTTGATTGTCCAAGATGATTGGGAAATCAGTAGAATGAATATAAGATGAAAACTGAAAGGGAGGAATATGATTGTTTTTCATTGGAGTGACAGGGTGGGGAGATCATGATTCTTTATATATAGATCCCTATGAAAATAAAAATAAATTACGAACATACAGTGAACATTTTCCTATTGTCGAAGTGGATAGTTCATTTTATGCGATGCAACCGGCACGAAATTATACGAAATGGGCGATGGAAACACCGACAGACTTTTCTTTTGTCGTAAAAGCGTATCAAGGAATGACAGGGCATATGAAAGGAGAAACTCCTTTTTCTACGTTTGATGAGATGTTTGATGTGTATAAACAATCGATTCTTCCTTTAATAGAAGCGAATAAATTAAAAATAATTTTATTTCAATATCCACCATGGTTTGATTGCAAAAAGAAAAATGTAGATTTCCTTCGATATACGAAAGAGAAAATGGAAGGTTTACCGTGTGCGATAGAGTTTCGAAATCAAACATGGTTTTATCCAGAAATGAGAGATAAAACGCTACAATTTTTAGAGAAAGAAAAATGGATTCATACAATTTGTGATGAACCGCAAGCGGGAATTGGTTCGGTTCCACTCGTATTAGAGGCGACGGATTCGGATATAACATTAATCCGCTTTCATGGTCGAAACGTTCATGGCTGGCTGGATAAAGGGGAAAATTGGAGGGCGGTTCGCTGTTTATATCGCTACAACAATAAAGAATTGGAAGAATGGGTAGAACGACTAGAGCAACTAAAAAAGAAGACAAAGGACATATACGTATTATTTAATAATAATTCGGGCGGGGATGCAGCGGATAATGCGAAACAACTTATGAAAATGATGAACATTACATATGGTGAGCCAAAGCCTGAGCAATTAAATTTATTTGAACGATGATAAAACAAGAAAGGCACTGTACAAACAGGGGGAATGTACAGTGCCTTTCTATATGAAAAAGAGGGGTAACAATGTTACTGAGCGTTTGGTTGATTCATCAATTGTTGGCTTCATAATAAATGATAATGGTTATCATTATCATTGTCAATGATTTTTCGGAAAATAAGTAAAATTTTTTTGTATTTTAAATAGCAATAAAAAAAGAACAGCATTAATGCTGTTCTTTTCCGTTAATAAATTGTTGTAAATCAAAAGGAGTTATCGCTTGGAT
This region includes:
- a CDS encoding ATP-binding protein, with translation MLPTDDILSHEKRIEELENKVRFYEELVNQLPHHFTYKNPHIGLQIKKTRTNHSIQNIRKENKEADFQLTCDSLFLFEQLEKHFVHIFDAFSHHVTFIDNKGNITLCNQAAADDFVVIRNEIIGKPIQQLLNLPEEKIKAIETLKTGTEIYNEEVLDKNYGIINNRIIRDYNGEIFRVISVFHYLNTERDAEKFSLAGRIAAGIAHEVRNPLTTVRGYLQFLQESVSPSNKELFKHLLIPELDRANSIITKFLSISKTREFKREPFPINIFLREYIQQLLASEVFLHNISIDYNFSNELDDILVHIDRHELVQVFLNLFQNAVDAQGEKPLSIQITSYRLDNFVRITFTDNGTGIPPAIQEYIFDPFFSTKDSGTGLGLSVTKKIIQNHNGTLKMTSNQAGTTFTISIPTLSKTNHERMNEYK
- a CDS encoding DUF72 domain-containing protein; the protein is MFFIGVTGWGDHDSLYIDPYENKNKLRTYSEHFPIVEVDSSFYAMQPARNYTKWAMETPTDFSFVVKAYQGMTGHMKGETPFSTFDEMFDVYKQSILPLIEANKLKIILFQYPPWFDCKKKNVDFLRYTKEKMEGLPCAIEFRNQTWFYPEMRDKTLQFLEKEKWIHTICDEPQAGIGSVPLVLEATDSDITLIRFHGRNVHGWLDKGENWRAVRCLYRYNNKELEEWVERLEQLKKKTKDIYVLFNNNSGGDAADNAKQLMKMMNITYGEPKPEQLNLFER